One window from the genome of Saccharomyces mikatae IFO 1815 strain IFO1815 genome assembly, chromosome: 2 encodes:
- the SMKI02G2940 gene encoding uncharacterized protein (similar to Saccharomyces cerevisiae YBR184W) has translation MLNNISSSGNINVQYEQNINGRLKNDKTPTKSFNANVEYTICNYNSFESYEERVVLNTMKTCSNYQKGDILIEILQPVMNRTINTRISKSKKNNPEYKSGVLSPEDEAESLMKKTKFLKRKSNHHKERHDWSRLSTSNICKILEDISGKKDRTRVQSSLLQEKIYPQKVCNQKIKENNQNWSQIPNEDICALIERIASRRSKPLKRTNHPDYQVKEITDAIDAAGDCMRKVEGMQTLLVKDEGSCENSRRRDFNSKSIIPNTISLPFQKDRKQLRSTLQRKRKSLVTISGTHHGKFIMRELDNESIVKLNCPVNRFFNQEKVILNHSFHHEIIVYTYTALQFKVENNIWKLRKSPIQLLEPGVINTTNILHPVSVPQGLYGDFTVFLSKNLTDPKKFIDGCCFSLQELRSLTCAFGTYQKNELHHRIAYHTTTIEMDYYSSTQYEKKKPHKNAIFRNRTHANSWLTPKKVCVHRLDSAGCSHRFQPAEKKENHKDVNSLQGNDTRQRNIISDLRNFFLKFYCNGCSKKTDLSKILFYDDFTEKWVKMGELVHH, from the coding sequence ATGttgaataatatttcttcatctggAAACATAAACGTTCAATACGAGCAAAATATTAACGGAAGGTTGAAAAACGATAAAACGCCAACAAAATCGTTTAATGCCAATGTTGAATACACAATTTGCAATTACAACAGCTTTGAAAGCTATGAAGAGAGGGTAGTTCTAAACACAATGAAAACATGTTCTAATTACCAGAAAGGGGACATTCTTATTGAGATCCTTCAACCTGTTATGAACCGAACGATTAATACAAGAATAagcaaaagcaaaaaaaacaatccCGAATACAAAAGTGGGGTTCTGAGTCCTGAAGACGAAGCAGAatcattgatgaaaaagactAAATTTCTCAAACGGAAGAGCAACCACCATAAAGAACGGCATGATTGGTCTCGCCTCAGTACGAGCAATATCTGCAAAATTCTGGAAGATATATCAGGTAAAAAGGATAGAACAAGGGTACAGTCCAGCTTGCTTCAGGAGAAAATATATCCCCAAAAAGTTTGCAATCAAAAGATCaaggaaaataatcaaaatTGGTCTCAGATTCCTAATGAAGATATATGTGCACTTATAGAAAGGATTGCTAGTAGACGCAGTAAACCCCTTAAACGGACGAATCATCCAGATTATCAagttaaagaaattacTGACGCTATCGATGCGGCAGGAGATTGTATGCGTAAGGTAGAAGGTATGCAAACGCTGCTTGTTAAGGATGAAGGAAGCTGTGAGAACAGTAGAAGGCGCGATTTTAATTCAAAAAGTATTATACCAAACACGATATCTCTTCCCTTCCAAAAGGACAGAAAACAGTTAAGATCTACCCtacaaaggaaaagaaaaagtttagTCACCATCTCTGGGACTCATCATGGAAAGTTTATTATGAGAGAACTTGACAATGAATCGATAGTTAAATTGAATTGTCCTGTCAACAGGTTTTTTAATCAGGAAAAGGTGATATTAAATCATTCGTTTCATCACGAGATAATcgtatatacatatactGCTCTCCAATTTaaagttgaaaataatatcTGGAAACTCAGGAAATCTCCTATCCAACTTCTCGAACCTGGGGTAATAAATACAACGAACATATTGCATCCCGTTTCGGTACCACAAGGTTTATACGGTGACTTCACGGTGTTTCtctcaaaaaatctaaCTGATCCTAAAAAGTTCATTGATGGTTGCTGTTTTAGTTTACAGGAGTTGAGGTCACTGACCTGTGCTTTTGGAACATATCAGAAAAATGAACTACATCATCGCATTGCTTACCACACAACAACGATAGAAATGGATTATTATTCGAGTACACAatacgaaaagaaaaagcctCACAAGAATGCGATTTTTAGAAATAGGACGCACGCAAATAGCTGGTTGACACCAAAGAAAGTTTGTGTTCACCGCTTGGATAGCGCAGGATGTTCTCATAGGTTTCAACCtgcagaaaagaaggaaaaccACAAGGATGTGAACAGTCTGCAAGGTAATGATACCcgtcaaagaaatattatttCTGATTTACGGAATTTTTTCCTAAAGTTTTACTGTAATGGCTGCTCTAAGAAAACTGATCTgtcaaaaatattattctaTGACGATTTCACGGAAAAATGGGTAAAAATGGGGGAATTGGTGCACCACTAA